The sequence CTCCAGCCCGTCGCCCACCGCGGCGCCCTCGAGCGTGAACAGGCCGAGCGGCGAGGTGGCCGGCTTCTGGACGAACGGGTCGAAGTGCTCCGTGGGGAACGTGGGCGTCGCGGCGCGCGCGGCACCCGCCCAGAGCAACGAACCGACGCATGCCACCGCCCAGAAACGCAACACGTGCCTCCGCAAGATTGCGATATGTCGGGAGCGCATCCTACGCGGCGGTCGCACTGCCGCCGAAGCAAAAATATCGAGGTCCGGCCGGGCCTCGATCCGCCGCGTGCATCGATCAGCTGGCGCGCTTTCCCAGGTACTTGCGGAGGGCGGGCTTGATCTCCGCGGGCTGGCCCAGGAAGCGGGCGCCGCAGCCGAACATGCCGGCCTTGTCGCCGCCCCAGACCACGCGGGCCTTGAAGGTCTTGCCTCCCCAGCCAAACCAGCCCGGCTCGAGGGTCAACGTGAGCTCCTTGCCCGGCCGAAGCTCCTCGAGCCCGCGGCCGACCACGAAGGCGCCGGAGTTGGAGATGTCGCGCACGCGCGCGCGCACCCGGCGCGAGCCGACCTCCACGTTGCAGGGGATGCTGGCCTGGACGCGCGCATCCTGGGAGGTGCCGAGCTCCAGCGGCCTGCCGGCGCAGTAGGCGAGCATCTGCGCGGGGGCGGCCTTCTCGCTGCCGTTGAAGTTGATGCCCAGGCCCGGCTCGAGGCGCATCCCGCGAGACTCCGCGCGGCGCCAGGTCACGCGGCCCTCGAGGCGGAACTTCTGCTGCGAATCGCCGAAGCCGACGTCGAGGATCACGCTGCGGCCCAGATCGACGAGCTCGCTGGTGGGAACGAAGAGCGAGAGCGTGGCGCCGTCGAGGCGGTACGAGGCGAGCACCGAGCGACGCGACGGATAGGTGATGCGCAGCTGCACAGGCGACTTGGGCGACATGGATGAACCTCGAAAATTCGTGTTGAGCCTTTCCGCGATCGTATCGAGAGGTGTCCAGCGCACCAACGCCACGGGCCCGCAAATCAACCCGCGCAGTTCAAAGTTTCACCGAGGCAGGACCGCGAGCGCGTACGCAATCGGTGCAGCACCGTGAACATCTGCCACCCCCGAGCTGGCAGGCAACCAGACGCCCGTCGACGGACCGCCGTCGAGGTTGAGCGCCGCGCTGCAGCCCAGGCCGCCGAGCGAGGGATCGGCCGCCAACCACCGCGCGGCTTCGAGCAGCGTCGGGCCATCTCCCGTCGGCGCGGCGATCACCACCAGGTGCAGCCGGCCTTCCGCGTCGCACGCGAGGGTGCGGGCGGCGCGCTTCTTGTCGTCGGAGCGGATGCCCACGGTGCCGTCGGGCTCGATGAGCCGCGGCGAGTTCTGCACCGCGAGCTCCGGCGTGAACGGCAGCGCGGCCATGGGCCCCACGAAGAGGCGGCCCTTCTCCATCGCGAGCACGCCGCCCTGCGCGCGGCTCTGCTTGCCCGAGATTTCTTTGTTCTCGCTCACCAGCCAGCCGGTGGGTCGGAAGTGCTCGTCGAAGTAGCCGCCGTTCACCGCGGCGACGGCGCCCGGTGGGATGAGGTCGGCGAGCCTCGCGCCACCCGGCGTCTGCTGCACGCGCACGGTGGCGAGGCTGGGATCCATGGACAGGTCCACGATTCGCCATGCGGGTGCGCTGGCGAGCTTGCCCTCGCGCACGCTCACGCCGGCCGAGAGGGCGTGCGCGGGCGACCAATCGACGTCGAAGTCGGGGCCGGGGCCGCGGCGGCTGGCGCGCCAGGCGAGAAAGCCGCCCAAGGCGCAGAGCACGATGGCGACGGCGATCAAGGCGCGCTTCACGGCCGCGATGCTATGCCAAAGCTCCGACGTGCGTGGGATGATGCGCGCCATGAGCGAGCAGGAAAGCTGGGCCCGCGACGCGCTCGCGCGCAACGACCGCTACCTCCTGGAGTTCATCGAGGCGCTGAACCTGTGCCCGTTTGCGAAGGGCTGTCGCGAGGGGGGCAAGCTGCACCGCGAGGTGCTGCCCATGGACGCGCTGGAGGTGCCCACGGTGCTCGCGCGCGTGCAGGCGCTGGAGGCGCGGCCCGAGGGCGAGGTCGACATCGGGCTG is a genomic window of Deltaproteobacteria bacterium containing:
- a CDS encoding PilZ domain-containing protein, which produces MSPKSPVQLRITYPSRRSVLASYRLDGATLSLFVPTSELVDLGRSVILDVGFGDSQQKFRLEGRVTWRRAESRGMRLEPGLGINFNGSEKAAPAQMLAYCAGRPLELGTSQDARVQASIPCNVEVGSRRVRARVRDISNSGAFVVGRGLEELRPGKELTLTLEPGWFGWGGKTFKARVVWGGDKAGMFGCGARFLGQPAEIKPALRKYLGKRAS
- a CDS encoding phosphodiester glycosidase family protein, which translates into the protein MKRALIAVAIVLCALGGFLAWRASRRGPGPDFDVDWSPAHALSAGVSVREGKLASAPAWRIVDLSMDPSLATVRVQQTPGGARLADLIPPGAVAAVNGGYFDEHFRPTGWLVSENKEISGKQSRAQGGVLAMEKGRLFVGPMAALPFTPELAVQNSPRLIEPDGTVGIRSDDKKRAARTLACDAEGRLHLVVIAAPTGDGPTLLEAARWLAADPSLGGLGCSAALNLDGGPSTGVWLPASSGVADVHGAAPIAYALAVLPR